One part of the Vicugna pacos chromosome 20, VicPac4, whole genome shotgun sequence genome encodes these proteins:
- the MUCL3 gene encoding mucin-like protein 3, which yields MAQLAHCLRSIFVLQCCFLLFLFLEAGYSDGISSGTSSPDLPKATESSKPKHQCNTTPHRQAKDNSINSVTHPEAPLTSEQNASNQEGLSNRNERTITSTSAGSVEKQAATTRNSKTTCHKRTTIRRETSNEYPIEPTGHGEKTTSGHKRTTGASAEPTGHRGKTTPGHERTTGALAEPMGHGGNTTPGHERTTDASAESTGHGGKTTPGHERTTDASAEPTGHGGKNTPEHERTTGALAEPTGHGGKTTPGHERTTDASAEPTGHGGNNTPEHERTTGALAEPTGHGGKTTPGHERTTGALAEPTGHGGKTTPGHERTTGASAEPTGHGGKITPGHERTTDASAEPTGHGGKITPDHERTTGASAEPMEHGGNNTSGHKRTTGAPSITSEAPSSKSQPHQNSSRENDSFPAWAIVVVVLLSVILLLVFIGLIFLFCSLRGTHSAQIQNTEDNDPEYYGGHNSYPVHLMEQQTLGKTPSPR from the exons ATGGCCCAGCTCGCCCACTGTCTCCGTTCCATCTTTGTTCTCCAGTGctgctttctcctttttctctttctggaggcAG GCTATTCTGACGGAATATCTTCAGGAACCAGCTCTCCAGACCTCCCTAAAGCTACAGAATCCAGTAAGCCAAAACACCAATGCAATACCACACCCCATCGCCAGGCTAAAGATAACTCCATAAACTCTGTAACTCATCCTGAAGCACCTCTGACTTCTGAACAAAATGCCAGCAATCAAGAAGGCCTAAGTAACCGGAATGAACGCACAATCACTAGCACAAGTGCGGGATCTGTTGAAAAACAGGCAGCCACAACACGCAACAGCAAGACAACTTGTCATAAGCGCACAACAATCAGAAGAGAAACAAGCAACGAGTACCCAATAGAGCCCACAGGACATGGAGAAAAGACCACATCAGGCCACAAGAGGACCACAGGCGCCTCGGCAGAACCCACGGGACACAGGGGAAAGACCACACCAGGTCACGAGAGGACCACAGGCGCCTTGGCAGAGCCCATGGGACACGGAGGAAATACCACACCAGGCCACGAGAGGACCACAGACGCCTCAGCAGAATCCACGGGACATGGAGGAAAGACCACACCAGGTCACGAGAGGACCACAGACGCCTCGGCAGAACCCACGGGACACGGAGGAAAGAACACACCAGAGCACGAGAGGACCACAGGCGCCTTGGCAGAGCCCACGGGACACGGAGGAAAGACCACACCAGGTCACGAGAGGACCACAGACGCCTCGGCAGAACCCACGGGACACGGAGGAAACAACACACCAGAGCACGAGAGGACCACAGGCGCCTTGGCAGAGCCCACGGGACATGGAGGAAAGACCACACCAGGTCACGAGAGGACCACAGGCGCCTTGGCAGAGCCCACAGGACACGGAGGAAAGACCACACCAGGTCACGAGAGGACCACAGGCGCCTCGGCAGAGCCCACGGGACACGGAGGAAAGATCACACCAGGCCACGAGAGGACCACAGACGCCTCGGCAGAGCCCACGGGACACGGAGGAAAGATCACACCAGACCACGAGAGGACCACAGGTGCCTCAGCAGAACCCATGGAACATGGAGGAAATAACACATCAGGCCACAAGAGGACCACAGGAGCCCCTTCCATCACATCAGAAGCCCCTAGCAGCAAGAGCCAACCACACCAGAATAGCTCGAGGGAGAATGAttccttccctgcatgggccatAGTTGTTGTGGTCCTGTTGAGTGTGATTCTCCTCCTGGTATTCATTGGCCTGATCTTCTTG TTCTGCTCTTTGAGGGGAACACACAGTGCACAGATCCAGAACACTGAGGACAATGACCCAGAGTATTATGGCGGCCACAATTCCTACCCAGTCCACTTGATGGAGCAGCAGACTCTTGGAAAGACCCCTTCCCCACGATGA